The following proteins come from a genomic window of Drosophila sulfurigaster albostrigata strain 15112-1811.04 chromosome X, ASM2355843v2, whole genome shotgun sequence:
- the LOC133847434 gene encoding uncharacterized protein LOC133847434, whose amino-acid sequence MKPLNFTVWDTPNYGLEMKLHDKNNSLSSVTTVRKEVPIPLWHLVLVQHPSRRRANRLEQPRTLYNSSVKTCEFWKYIRRVNAWNNAAKLMLSGAGSNMSLACPLKTGVYTMNVIQIPPDTAILKFMYQPNTIYSIRGTVHSLNPKDGVSRHPICHYEVNATIYKTC is encoded by the coding sequence ATGAAACCCTTGAATTTCACGGTGTGGGACACTCCCAACTATGGACTGGAGATGAAACTGCATGACAAAAACAATTCGTTGTCATCGGTGACAACGGTGCGCAAAGAAGTCCCCATACCGCTGTGGCATCTGGTGCTCGTCCAACATCCGAGCAGGCGACGAGCCAATCGGCTTGAACAACCGCGCACTCTGTACAATTCATCGGTGAAGACCTGCGAATTCTGGAAGTACATACGACGTGTGAATGCCTGGAATAATGCGGCGAAGCTGATGCTCTCCGGCGCGGGGAGCAACATGAGTTTGGCCTGTCCGCTGAAGACGGGCGTGTACACAATGAATGTGATTCAGATACCGCCCGATACGGCGATATTGAAGTTCATGTATCAACCGAACACCATCTATTCCATACGTGGCACTGTCCATTCCCTCAATCCCAAGGACGGCGTCAGTCGTCATCCCATCTGTCATTACGAGGTGAACGCAACCATTTACAAGACGTGTTGA